In a genomic window of Oscillatoria salina IIICB1:
- a CDS encoding CHAT domain-containing tetratricopeptide repeat protein: MHLSTQKLIQLLSQSSLILSLSVVLCSESIGAIKNDLQFQTSSLNGNQRTTEQLFAQGVQPSQPDAIASQLDNLAKLQAELAQLRNSGDNSQLSLTLVKIGEVYHKLGATQLAVKHYNEGLNLSRQVENRTQEAMILESLGDVYTEVAKEQTVWQFYRSHFHIPSHLSTLSNQQSTAKEQAAKFYNQSLNIAQEIGSRSQEARVFNKLGQLLFDVLNSNEEALTYFQQALTIFQEIDSREGEAIALYNLGKFYLSWQEKQKATASFAESIQILGEINARYQLAEILDGIGEIYYQIDDPEKALDFYNQALKIAQEINSSSQSAIILQHLGAVYLGDLGDVESGLKFYTQSLNIYQEIGDLVAQAYLLNNLGFAYSGLRDTEKAISLFNQGVATFERIRQFYSELGESEKDLYFANQQANLLITIGKLYYNSDNSVEALAAFNRAAKVDRELGDSEGEVETLIAIAELYEELGETEQTIAFFNQAVKVYQNIGSRQQEADLLVKIAPLYFYRLEDEEKALAAFNQALAIYQELGSRVAEAKTFTRMGSLYFSASDATNFKLKNPEKAVDFYNRALTIYQEIADNQQQEFVLTQLAKIYYKLGEKDKALAAFNRAQKLYQTSGSREEEVRLLIYIAREYKGFKEPETALSFYQQAVPLYQELKDPEKEAFTLISIGELYYQLDNHQKALAAFARARKVYQESGNLLREAGTIYAIAQRYSQLGDLAKSLEFYQQALLVYRQLDNPRLVLETRSLIEIGQLYLYLENPQAASRYCQEALTTGKKFIDRVSEASYFLEIGKLCYQLGDGENSLASLQEYLTIFQKIGNLSQEAMALIRIGEFYTNLGDLDRSLDFFNQAIKVYQKSNFPEGEIDTLIRIGQHYVKLGNQQQALKFFNQALTIAEESNARAQKATILKNIGKLYTQYRDEKNALEILERSRNIYQELGNSREQATILRTIAQFYNQLAEREKALTYYQQALAIDKETGDRGWMNITLVDIAELYYQLGNLEQALAYFERSRTISLELNNGKATPLLGLGKVYSELGNSEQALTYLNQALSLFERFPEPKAETLFQIAIVERKLGNLDTALTNIEAAISIIEAQRARSDLQERQTYFASKQNYYEFYIDLLMELHQKNPVKGYDAQAINASERTRARSLLELLAEANTDIRKGVDLELVNQERKLQQQLDALEKRRVELYSRELTKEEQTALEQERQYLLKKYQEVQSKIREKSPSYAAITQPEPVTLREIQQEILDEDTSILQYSLGEKRSFLWAITKDSLTSYQLPPKNQIEQAVKEFRRTVINKRGFPNNLSPDSKSLYEMVLAPVAAQLRQQRLLIVPDGSLHYLPFAALSASGNDYVPLITKHEIVNLPSASILAILRRDLQQRKPAPKTITIIADPVFSSEDGRLENSTSTERENWEKYTLDRAGKIMDIGVWARLPGTRTEAEAILNLVPESKSSYAFGFQANRATATNPQLNQYQIVHFATHGLMNSVTPELSGIVLSMVDEAGNFQNGFLRLHDIFNLDLSADLVVLSACETGLGKQVRGEGVVGLTRGFMYAGAPRLLVSLWNVDDAATAEMMTRFYRLMLREGNSPSEALRLAQIEMQTETRWKSPYYWSAFVLQGEWR, encoded by the coding sequence ATGCACCTATCAACCCAAAAGCTAATTCAGCTATTATCCCAGTCGAGCTTAATTCTCTCGCTGTCTGTGGTGTTATGCTCCGAGTCGATAGGCGCAATTAAAAATGACCTCCAATTCCAAACTAGCTCTTTAAATGGCAACCAAAGGACAACAGAACAGCTTTTTGCTCAGGGGGTGCAGCCCTCTCAACCAGACGCGATCGCATCACAACTAGATAATCTCGCAAAATTGCAAGCAGAACTTGCTCAATTGCGTAATTCAGGAGATAATTCTCAATTAAGTTTAACCTTAGTAAAAATAGGTGAAGTTTACCACAAATTGGGTGCAACTCAACTCGCTGTAAAACACTACAACGAAGGTTTAAATTTATCTCGTCAAGTGGAAAATCGCACTCAAGAAGCGATGATTCTCGAAAGTCTGGGTGATGTCTATACAGAAGTTGCTAAAGAGCAAACAGTATGGCAATTTTACCGCAGTCATTTCCATATACCCAGTCATTTATCTACTTTATCAAATCAACAATCTACCGCGAAGGAACAAGCAGCAAAATTTTACAATCAATCTTTAAATATAGCTCAAGAAATCGGCTCTCGTTCGCAAGAAGCTCGTGTTTTCAACAAGCTTGGTCAACTTTTATTTGATGTATTAAACTCGAATGAGGAAGCACTTACTTATTTTCAGCAAGCGTTAACAATTTTTCAGGAAATTGACTCTCGTGAAGGAGAAGCAATTGCTTTATATAATCTTGGCAAATTTTATCTAAGTTGGCAAGAAAAACAAAAAGCTACCGCATCTTTTGCTGAATCAATCCAAATTTTAGGCGAGATTAACGCTCGTTACCAATTAGCAGAAATTCTTGACGGTATAGGTGAAATTTATTACCAAATTGACGATCCAGAAAAAGCTTTAGATTTCTATAATCAAGCGTTAAAAATAGCTCAAGAAATTAATTCTTCCTCACAGTCAGCAATTATTTTACAGCATTTGGGTGCGGTTTATCTAGGTGATTTAGGAGATGTGGAAAGCGGCTTAAAATTTTATACGCAATCATTAAATATTTATCAAGAAATTGGTGATTTAGTTGCGCAAGCTTATCTGCTTAATAATCTTGGATTTGCTTATTCTGGTTTAAGAGATACGGAAAAAGCAATTTCCTTGTTTAACCAAGGAGTAGCTACTTTTGAACGAATTAGGCAGTTTTATTCTGAATTAGGAGAGTCAGAAAAAGACTTATATTTTGCTAACCAGCAAGCTAATCTCTTAATTACAATTGGCAAATTATACTATAATTCAGACAATTCAGTTGAGGCGTTGGCAGCTTTTAATCGAGCAGCCAAAGTTGATCGAGAATTGGGAGATTCTGAGGGAGAAGTTGAGACTCTGATTGCGATCGCCGAACTTTACGAAGAATTAGGAGAAACAGAACAAACAATAGCATTTTTTAACCAAGCTGTCAAGGTTTATCAAAACATTGGATCTCGCCAACAGGAAGCAGATTTACTTGTGAAAATTGCTCCTTTATATTTCTACCGACTAGAAGACGAAGAAAAAGCCTTAGCAGCGTTTAATCAAGCTTTAGCAATTTATCAAGAATTAGGATCTCGCGTAGCAGAAGCCAAGACATTTACTAGGATGGGAAGTCTTTACTTTTCTGCATCAGACGCTACTAATTTTAAGTTAAAAAATCCCGAAAAAGCTGTAGATTTTTACAATCGAGCTTTAACTATTTATCAGGAAATTGCTGATAACCAACAACAAGAATTTGTTTTGACACAGTTGGCTAAAATTTACTATAAATTAGGCGAAAAAGACAAGGCATTAGCGGCTTTTAATCGAGCGCAAAAACTTTATCAAACAAGTGGCTCTCGCGAAGAAGAAGTACGGTTACTAATTTATATTGCTCGGGAGTACAAGGGATTTAAAGAGCCAGAAACAGCCTTGTCATTTTACCAGCAAGCAGTTCCCCTTTATCAAGAACTGAAAGATCCTGAAAAAGAAGCATTTACCTTAATTAGTATCGGCGAACTTTACTATCAATTAGACAATCACCAAAAGGCATTAGCAGCATTCGCTCGAGCTAGAAAAGTATACCAAGAAAGCGGCAATCTTTTACGTGAAGCAGGAACTATTTATGCTATTGCTCAACGTTATTCACAACTAGGAGATTTAGCAAAATCTTTAGAATTTTATCAGCAAGCTTTGCTAGTTTATCGACAACTTGATAATCCTCGTCTTGTACTAGAAACGAGAAGCTTAATCGAAATTGGTCAGCTTTATTTATATTTAGAAAATCCCCAAGCAGCTAGTAGATATTGTCAGGAAGCGCTGACAACTGGGAAGAAATTTATCGATCGCGTCAGCGAAGCAAGTTATTTCTTGGAAATTGGCAAGCTTTGCTATCAATTAGGAGATGGAGAAAATAGTTTAGCATCTTTACAGGAATATTTAACTATTTTCCAGAAAATAGGTAATCTTAGTCAAGAAGCAATGGCGCTGATTAGGATTGGCGAATTTTATACAAATTTGGGAGATTTAGATCGGTCGTTAGATTTTTTCAACCAAGCTATAAAAGTTTACCAAAAAAGTAACTTTCCTGAAGGAGAAATAGATACTTTAATCAGAATTGGTCAGCATTATGTCAAATTAGGAAATCAGCAGCAAGCTTTAAAATTCTTCAATCAAGCTCTAACTATTGCCGAAGAAAGTAACGCCCGCGCTCAAAAAGCAACTATTCTGAAAAATATTGGTAAACTTTACACTCAATACCGAGATGAAAAAAACGCTTTAGAAATTTTAGAGCGATCGCGCAACATTTATCAAGAGCTAGGAAATAGTCGAGAACAAGCAACGATACTCAGAACGATCGCCCAATTCTATAATCAATTAGCAGAACGTGAAAAAGCCTTAACTTATTATCAACAAGCTTTAGCTATTGACAAAGAAACTGGCGATCGCGGCTGGATGAACATTACTCTGGTAGATATAGCTGAACTTTACTACCAATTAGGAAACTTAGAACAAGCATTAGCATACTTTGAGCGATCGCGGACAATTTCCCTGGAACTAAATAACGGAAAAGCTACTCCTCTACTCGGACTAGGTAAAGTTTACTCAGAACTAGGCAACTCAGAACAAGCATTAACATACCTTAACCAAGCCTTATCACTTTTTGAGCGTTTTCCCGAACCAAAAGCAGAAACTCTCTTCCAAATTGCCATTGTCGAACGCAAATTAGGTAATCTCGACACCGCCTTAACTAACATTGAAGCAGCCATCTCAATCATTGAAGCACAAAGAGCGCGATCGGATCTCCAAGAGCGTCAAACTTACTTTGCATCGAAACAAAACTACTACGAATTTTACATCGATTTATTGATGGAATTGCACCAAAAGAACCCAGTAAAAGGATACGATGCTCAAGCAATTAACGCCAGCGAACGTACCCGCGCCAGAAGCCTTTTAGAACTTTTAGCAGAAGCGAATACCGACATTCGTAAAGGCGTTGACTTAGAATTAGTCAATCAAGAACGGAAATTACAACAACAACTAGATGCACTAGAAAAACGGCGAGTAGAACTTTATAGTCGTGAGTTGACCAAAGAAGAGCAAACAGCCCTTGAACAAGAACGACAATATTTGTTAAAAAAATATCAAGAAGTCCAAAGTAAAATTAGAGAAAAAAGTCCCAGTTACGCGGCAATTACTCAACCTGAACCTGTCACTCTTCGAGAAATTCAGCAAGAAATCCTCGATGAAGATACCTCGATCTTGCAGTATTCTCTTGGTGAGAAACGTAGTTTTCTCTGGGCGATTACCAAAGATAGTTTGACTAGCTATCAATTACCTCCCAAAAACCAAATTGAACAAGCAGTTAAAGAGTTCCGGAGAACTGTTATTAATAAGCGGGGTTTCCCCAATAATTTATCTCCAGATTCAAAATCTCTGTATGAAATGGTTTTAGCTCCGGTTGCCGCTCAATTACGTCAGCAACGCTTATTAATTGTACCTGATGGAAGTTTACATTATCTGCCCTTTGCTGCCCTTTCTGCCTCGGGAAATGATTATGTCCCGTTAATAACTAAACACGAAATTGTTAACCTACCTTCGGCGTCAATTTTAGCTATTTTGCGCCGAGATCTCCAACAAAGAAAACCCGCACCAAAAACTATTACAATTATTGCCGACCCCGTTTTTAGTTCTGAGGATGGACGCTTAGAAAATTCAACTTCAACCGAGAGAGAAAATTGGGAAAAATATACCCTTGACCGCGCCGGAAAAATAATGGATATTGGAGTTTGGGCGAGGCTTCCTGGAACTCGAACCGAAGCTGAAGCAATTCTTAATTTAGTTCCGGAATCAAAAAGTAGCTATGCTTTTGGTTTTCAGGCTAATCGCGCGACTGCAACTAATCCACAATTAAATCAGTATCAAATTGTCCACTTTGCTACTCACGGACTGATGAATAGCGTTACTCCGGAACTATCAGGAATTGTCTTGTCGATGGTAGATGAAGCGGGAAATTTTCAAAATGGTTTTTTGCGTCTTCATGATATTTTTAATTTGGATTTGTCCGCCGATTTAG